The Leadbetterella byssophila DSM 17132 DNA window GTAGAATTTTAATTGTGATTCTTTTTGCATTATCACACGGGAAATCATAGATTTGTAATTAGTATGCTTGCATACTAATTTTTTTAAACATCATCTATATGAAACGAACTATTAAGAAAGTGGCCGTCCTTGGGGCCGGCATTATGGGCAGCCGCATAGCGCTTCATTTCGCCAATATCGGAGTGGATGTTTTGTTGCTGGACATGGTTCCTAAAGAACCTACGGCTGAAGAGACTGCGAAAGGTTTAGATTTGAGTTCTCCACAAGTGAGAAACCGCGTTGTTAATACTTTGTATCAGTCAGCTGTAAAGGCCAGTCCATCTCCTATTTATAATAAGAAATCTCTGGAAAGAGTAACATTAGGAAATTTTGATGACGACATGGCTAAGATCCAAGGAGTAGATTGGATCATAGAGGTGGTAGTAGAAAAATTAGAAATAAAGAAATTGATCTACGATAAAGTAGAGCAATTCAGAAAGCCGGGGACTCTAGTTACTTCAAATACTTCAGGAATTCCTATTCACTTAATGGCCGAAGGACGTAGTGAGGATTTTAGAAAGCACTTCTGTGGTACTCACTTCTTTAACCCACCAAGATATTTAGCCTTATTGGAGATTATCCCTGGGCCAGCAACTGATCCTGAGATCATTAACTTCTTGATGGAGTATGGTGATTTGTTCTTAGGTAAGAGAACAGTATTGTGTAAGGATACTCCGGCGTTTATTGCTAACCGACTAGGCATCTATGCTTTAGTTCAAACCATTAGAGCTACCGTAGACTTAGGATTAAGTATAGAGGAAGTAGATAAATTGACCGGTCCGGTGATCGGCCGACCGAAATCAGGTACTTTCCGTCTATCAGATGTGGTGGGTTTAGATACTACGGTAAACGTATGTAATAATCTTTCTGCCATTCTTCATCATGACGAATCAAAGGATGCGTTCCAGTTGCCGGAGATCGTTAAGCAATTGATGGAGAAGAATTGGTTGGGCGATAAAACTGGTCAAGGATTCTACAAAAAGATCAAGGATGAGAAGGGCAAATCTGTAATCTTAGGCCTGGATCTTAATACCTTGGAATATAGACAGCCAGGTAAAGTTAAGTTAGAGGCTCTTGATGCAGTAAAAGGTATAGAGAGTCTGCCGGAAAAATTATCCATTTTATTAAAAGATAAGACCAAGGCTGGAGAGTTCTACAGAAAGACATTTGCAGATGCGTTCCAATATGCTTCTCACCGTATACCTGAAATTGCGGATGAACTTTATAAAATAGATGATGCCATTACAGCCGGATTTGGTTGGCAAGTAGGTGTCTTTGCCACTGCAGATGCTATTGGAGCAAAGGCGTTCATAGAGCTCTGTGAATCACAGGGACAGAAACCTGCTGCATGGGTA harbors:
- a CDS encoding 3-hydroxyacyl-CoA dehydrogenase/enoyl-CoA hydratase family protein, which codes for MKRTIKKVAVLGAGIMGSRIALHFANIGVDVLLLDMVPKEPTAEETAKGLDLSSPQVRNRVVNTLYQSAVKASPSPIYNKKSLERVTLGNFDDDMAKIQGVDWIIEVVVEKLEIKKLIYDKVEQFRKPGTLVTSNTSGIPIHLMAEGRSEDFRKHFCGTHFFNPPRYLALLEIIPGPATDPEIINFLMEYGDLFLGKRTVLCKDTPAFIANRLGIYALVQTIRATVDLGLSIEEVDKLTGPVIGRPKSGTFRLSDVVGLDTTVNVCNNLSAILHHDESKDAFQLPEIVKQLMEKNWLGDKTGQGFYKKIKDEKGKSVILGLDLNTLEYRQPGKVKLEALDAVKGIESLPEKLSILLKDKTKAGEFYRKTFADAFQYASHRIPEIADELYKIDDAITAGFGWQVGVFATADAIGAKAFIELCESQGQKPAAWVYEMVEAGFDKFYTIERGKKLYYDIPSKSYKVIPGTEGFIILDNIRKTNLVWKNQEASIFDLGDGILGVEFQSKMNTLGSGPIEALNKAYSLGEKEYRGLVIGNDSNQAFSAGANLAMLFMFAVEQEYDEIDLMIATFQETMMRARYSSIPVVTAPHSLALGGGCEINLHADKVVAHAELYMGLVELGVGLIPAGGGTKEMALRCSDMYQPGDTELNILQSAFMNIAQAKVSTSAHEAFDMNYLKAGRDQIVLNRSRLIAEAKQAAIDLAENGYTQPIRRTDVKVQGKTGIALFKAGIKSMRMANYITDHDALIAEKLAYVICGGDLSYPQTVSEKYLLELEREAFLSLCGERKTMERMQGIITGGKAPRN